In Acidobacteriota bacterium, a single genomic region encodes these proteins:
- the pyk gene encoding pyruvate kinase — protein sequence MARVRIVATIGPASANKGTLKRMIESGMNIARLNFSHGSLREHKEKIRLIREAASEVGRPVAILADLQGPRIRIGDLPQPMTLKEGEEVILAPKEKGLGEGRLPTDYEKLASDLSPGDPILVDDGEIELTVLESIGDEVRCRVKVGGEVSSHKGINLPGVEVSAPALTDKDKADLKFALAEGVDYIAISFVKRKEDILEAKRLIEEEGADVPVIAKIERAQAIGRLTEILEVADGVMVARGDLGVELPLEEVPPLQKRMINEANRRGILVITATQMLESMTDSPRPTRAEVSDVANAVFDGTDAVMLSGETAAGRYPIRAVDMMREIIEEAEKHGEFFVGPSFNAHLLPDRFLLSDSLCAAASSAASILKAKAVVVMTQSGLTARLVSKYRPEVPIVAFTPNERIYRRMSLYWGVSPRMIEEIREVAPLIKRMEERLMAEDRFSEGDTVVIILGFPVASRPPANLLKLHRIGESKDYPKGR from the coding sequence GTGGCACGGGTACGGATAGTAGCGACCATTGGTCCTGCGTCGGCAAATAAAGGGACACTTAAGAGAATGATCGAGTCGGGGATGAATATCGCCCGGCTCAATTTTTCTCATGGGAGCCTGAGGGAACACAAGGAGAAGATAAGGCTGATAAGGGAAGCTGCCTCCGAGGTGGGAAGACCGGTTGCCATTCTCGCCGATCTTCAGGGACCGAGGATAAGGATCGGCGATCTCCCTCAGCCGATGACCTTGAAGGAGGGGGAGGAGGTGATCCTCGCCCCAAAGGAAAAGGGACTTGGTGAAGGGAGGCTTCCTACCGATTATGAGAAGCTCGCCTCCGACCTTTCCCCTGGCGATCCCATCCTGGTGGATGACGGGGAGATAGAGCTCACCGTCCTTGAAAGTATTGGTGATGAGGTGAGGTGCCGGGTCAAGGTGGGGGGAGAGGTGAGCTCCCATAAGGGGATAAACCTTCCCGGCGTCGAGGTAAGTGCTCCTGCCCTCACCGATAAGGATAAAGCGGATCTCAAGTTCGCCCTTGCCGAGGGGGTGGATTATATCGCCATATCCTTCGTTAAGAGGAAGGAGGATATCCTCGAGGCGAAGAGATTGATAGAGGAAGAGGGGGCGGATGTCCCGGTCATCGCCAAGATCGAGCGTGCCCAGGCGATAGGGAGGCTTACCGAGATACTCGAGGTGGCTGACGGGGTGATGGTGGCGCGGGGGGATCTTGGAGTGGAGCTCCCCCTGGAGGAGGTTCCCCCGCTTCAGAAGAGGATGATAAACGAGGCGAATAGAAGGGGCATCCTCGTTATCACCGCCACCCAAATGCTGGAATCGATGACCGATAGCCCAAGACCAACCAGGGCGGAGGTTTCCGATGTAGCCAATGCGGTTTTCGACGGCACCGATGCGGTAATGCTCTCCGGGGAGACAGCAGCGGGAAGGTATCCCATTCGAGCAGTGGATATGATGAGGGAGATAATAGAGGAGGCGGAGAAACACGGGGAGTTCTTCGTAGGACCATCATTTAACGCTCATCTTCTTCCCGATAGGTTCCTCCTTTCCGATTCCCTTTGTGCTGCTGCGTCTTCAGCCGCTTCCATCCTCAAAGCGAAAGCGGTAGTGGTGATGACCCAGAGTGGTCTCACTGCGAGGCTTGTCTCCAAGTATCGCCCAGAGGTGCCCATCGTTGCCTTTACCCCGAACGAGCGGATCTATCGTCGGATGAGCCTTTATTGGGGGGTTTCTCCCCGGATGATCGAGGAGATAAGGGAGGTGGCTCCTCTGATAAAGAGGATGGAAGAGAGGTTGATGGCAGAGGATAGGTTTAGCGAAGGGGATACGGTGGTCATCATCCTCGGATTTCCTGTCGCCTCGAGGCCTCCGGCGAACCTGTTGAAGCTTCATCGGATAGGGGAGAGCAAGGATTACCCAAAAGGGCGATAG
- a CDS encoding PH domain-containing protein, whose amino-acid sequence MRCDSCGAKVMEGASFCPSCGAPLVAKERKWESSTTPLMVIKPKFIPFLVFFSVLPLQLFFTVWGAGFFGGFSMFAIQALKLSLPRWFPFVFFGALFFFGIPLVVYFVKKRTYRKTEYRFYDSHLEYYEGFFNIEEKSIPYNRITEVGLRKGILQRMYGLGTIILATPATAVSASTLGRSGIKIADIENPDETYYKVKELIESRG is encoded by the coding sequence ATGCGGTGCGATAGTTGTGGTGCTAAGGTGATGGAAGGAGCCTCTTTTTGTCCTTCCTGTGGCGCCCCTCTCGTCGCCAAAGAGAGAAAATGGGAAAGCAGTACCACCCCTCTTATGGTCATCAAGCCGAAATTTATCCCTTTCCTCGTCTTCTTCTCCGTTCTTCCCCTTCAGCTCTTCTTCACGGTGTGGGGGGCTGGTTTCTTCGGTGGGTTCAGTATGTTCGCCATCCAGGCGCTCAAGCTTTCCCTCCCTAGATGGTTTCCCTTCGTCTTTTTTGGGGCGCTTTTCTTCTTTGGCATCCCTTTAGTGGTCTATTTCGTCAAGAAGAGGACATACAGAAAGACCGAGTATCGTTTTTATGATTCCCATCTCGAATATTACGAGGGGTTCTTCAACATCGAGGAAAAAAGCATCCCTTATAACAGGATAACCGAGGTGGGTTTGAGGAAGGGCATCCTTCAGCGGATGTATGGCTTAGGGACGATAATCTTGGCAACCCCTGCCACCGCGGTATCGGCGAGCACCTTGGGAAGAAGTGGAATCAAGATAGCGGACATCGAGAACCCCGATGAGACCTATTACAAGGTAAAGGAGCTTATCGAATCACGCGGTTAA
- a CDS encoding zinc-ribbon domain-containing protein, translating to MKCPKCSKEIPDDAVLCPYCGALIKDKRTLARNIRARRKNLSSGIWLILIGGIFLIANFSPYDIGDLWPLFLIAIGLGLIIRHLKEAPEEEEEE from the coding sequence ATGAAATGTCCAAAATGCAGCAAGGAAATACCTGATGATGCTGTCCTCTGCCCCTATTGCGGGGCGCTGATAAAGGATAAACGAACCCTAGCGAGAAACATCCGAGCAAGGCGGAAAAACTTAAGTAGCGGTATCTGGTTGATCCTGATTGGGGGGATCTTTCTCATAGCCAATTTCAGCCCTTATGACATCGGTGATCTCTGGCCCCTGTTTCTTATCGCCATTGGTCTTGGGCTAATCATCCGCCACTTGAAAGAAGCGCCGGAGGAAGAAGAGGAGGAATGA
- a CDS encoding sugar phosphate isomerase/epimerase — protein MIALSTCLRSPTIDKGEELIRYFLDLGISHLELEYRISQKMFKEMKPLLKEVTITSIHNFFPVPDILPPDKEGSAEVFSLSSLDKEEREKAIAYTTRTIEVANSLEAKAVVVHLGGVEIKPETKRFVQLLKEGKIKSEEGRSFIRKKKEERKKKKGPHLDSACFSLEKLAKVAEREGVMIGIENGYKINKIPDPEELALLFSKFEGAPIYFWYDVGHAKFQDNIGFIDYIKLLTRFRKKLIGIHLHDIVEDNDHLPPGKGEIDFALIGKLLPQGVIKVMELQHKVNDEEALAGLNYLKEMGII, from the coding sequence ATGATCGCTTTATCCACCTGCCTCCGCTCGCCGACGATCGACAAGGGGGAGGAGCTTATTCGTTATTTCCTCGATCTCGGTATCTCCCACCTCGAGCTTGAATACCGTATCTCCCAAAAGATGTTTAAGGAAATGAAGCCTCTCCTAAAAGAGGTAACCATAACCAGCATCCACAACTTCTTCCCCGTCCCCGACATCCTCCCTCCCGATAAGGAGGGGAGCGCTGAGGTTTTCTCTCTATCCTCCCTCGATAAAGAGGAAAGGGAAAAAGCGATCGCCTACACCACCCGCACCATAGAGGTGGCAAATAGCCTCGAGGCGAAGGCGGTGGTAGTCCATCTCGGCGGGGTGGAGATCAAACCGGAGACAAAAAGGTTCGTTCAATTACTTAAGGAAGGGAAGATAAAAAGCGAAGAAGGAAGAAGCTTCATCCGGAAAAAGAAAGAGGAGAGAAAAAAGAAAAAGGGACCTCACCTCGATTCCGCCTGCTTTTCTTTAGAAAAACTGGCAAAGGTGGCGGAGAGGGAGGGGGTGATGATCGGGATCGAAAACGGATACAAGATAAACAAGATCCCCGACCCCGAAGAGCTCGCCCTTCTCTTTTCCAAATTCGAGGGAGCACCGATCTACTTCTGGTATGATGTGGGACATGCCAAATTCCAAGACAACATCGGGTTCATCGATTACATCAAGCTCCTCACCCGGTTTCGGAAGAAGCTGATCGGGATCCACCTCCATGATATCGTGGAGGATAACGACCATCTGCCACCAGGCAAAGGGGAGATCGATTTCGCCCTCATCGGCAAATTATTGCCCCAGGGGGTGATAAAGGTGATGGAATTACAGCATAAGGTGAACGACGAGGAGGCTTTGGCTGGGCTCAATTACTTAAAGGAAATGGGGATTATTTAG
- a CDS encoding DUF4388 domain-containing protein — MAEIFTVEGELRDTPLPEVLRELDKRRVSGVLAVKKGDEEKKIFTEDDRIIFASSTNPDDRLGEFLLRKKKISQEDYDNSVKLLKTTGKRQGTIFVELGCLTPEELYWAVRAQIREIVWSLFNWEEGHFTFTEGAYKQDEVIKLSTKIEEAIIEGINRIKDPKRILRYIGSKDTLLVPIKGRDISSLSGEHQHIFRLLNQPKTVYQVCQESLFGQADTLKTIYGLVVLEYIARR, encoded by the coding sequence GTGGCGGAGATTTTCACTGTGGAGGGGGAGTTGAGAGATACTCCACTTCCGGAGGTACTTCGGGAGCTCGATAAGAGAAGGGTTTCTGGGGTCCTTGCGGTAAAAAAGGGAGATGAGGAGAAGAAGATATTCACCGAAGACGACCGGATAATCTTCGCTTCTTCCACCAACCCCGACGATCGACTGGGCGAATTCCTTCTCAGGAAGAAGAAGATCTCTCAGGAGGACTACGACAATTCGGTAAAGCTCCTGAAGACCACCGGCAAAAGGCAGGGGACGATATTCGTTGAGCTTGGCTGTCTCACTCCGGAGGAGCTTTACTGGGCGGTAAGAGCTCAGATAAGGGAGATCGTCTGGAGCCTGTTCAACTGGGAGGAAGGACACTTTACCTTTACCGAAGGTGCCTACAAGCAGGACGAGGTAATAAAACTGAGCACCAAGATCGAAGAAGCCATCATCGAGGGGATAAACCGAATAAAGGATCCAAAGCGGATATTACGCTACATCGGCTCAAAGGACACACTCCTCGTCCCCATAAAGGGAAGGGATATCTCCTCTCTCTCCGGCGAGCATCAGCATATATTTCGCCTGTTAAACCAGCCGAAAACGGTGTACCAGGTTTGTCAAGAGAGCCTCTTTGGCCAGGCAGATACCTTGAAGACCATCTACGGGTTGGTGGTTTTGGAGTATATCGCTCGCCGTTAA
- a CDS encoding 2,3-bisphosphoglycerate-independent phosphoglycerate mutase, whose amino-acid sequence MANFELMRKLSIKTDSKIVFLIIDGLGGLPREKGGGTEVEEAKTPNLDALARESICGMIDPISPGITPGSGPAHLALFGYDPVRYQVGRGVLAALGIGFDLKPSDVSARFNFATVDDEGKVVDRRAGRIPSEEGRRLCQLLEEIRLPRVTIFVKPVKEYRGVLILRGENLSGDLSDSDPQEIGVPPRRISPLSPEAKETAELVNQFVEEARRKLSSEHPANFILLRGFDRYHPFPTMTEIYKLTPASIASYPMYRGVTKLIGMELLKTGDTLAEELKTLRENYQRFDFFYVHIKKTDSAGEDGDFERKASLLEEVDQVIPEILALSPEVLVITGDHSTPAMLKAHSWHPVPVLLHSRWCRPDKVERFSEREFNLGGLGRIPATELMPLAMANALKLAKYGA is encoded by the coding sequence ATGGCGAACTTCGAGCTTATGCGGAAGTTGTCGATAAAGACCGATTCTAAAATCGTCTTTCTCATAATCGATGGCTTAGGAGGACTCCCCCGGGAAAAGGGAGGGGGGACGGAGGTCGAAGAGGCGAAGACTCCCAACCTCGATGCTCTGGCGAGGGAGAGCATCTGTGGGATGATCGATCCTATATCTCCTGGTATTACCCCGGGGAGTGGTCCTGCTCATCTTGCCCTTTTCGGCTACGATCCCGTCCGGTATCAGGTGGGAAGGGGGGTACTTGCTGCTCTTGGGATAGGGTTTGACCTCAAGCCGTCCGATGTATCCGCTCGGTTCAATTTCGCCACCGTCGATGATGAGGGAAAGGTGGTTGACCGCCGGGCAGGAAGGATTCCTTCGGAGGAAGGAAGGAGATTGTGCCAGCTTCTTGAGGAGATAAGACTTCCTCGGGTTACCATCTTTGTGAAGCCGGTAAAGGAGTATCGGGGAGTTCTCATATTACGGGGTGAGAATCTTTCTGGAGATCTCTCCGATTCCGACCCTCAGGAGATAGGAGTTCCACCGAGACGGATTTCTCCCCTTTCTCCAGAGGCTAAGGAGACAGCGGAGCTCGTCAACCAGTTTGTCGAGGAGGCGAGGAGGAAGCTCTCCTCGGAGCACCCGGCGAATTTCATCCTCCTTCGGGGCTTCGACCGTTATCATCCCTTCCCCACTATGACCGAAATATACAAACTTACCCCTGCCTCTATCGCCTCTTACCCTATGTATCGTGGGGTTACCAAACTTATCGGGATGGAGCTTCTGAAGACCGGCGATACCTTAGCCGAGGAACTAAAAACGCTTAGAGAGAATTATCAGCGATTTGATTTCTTCTATGTCCATATAAAGAAGACGGATAGTGCCGGTGAGGATGGGGACTTTGAGCGCAAGGCGAGCCTCCTTGAGGAAGTGGATCAGGTAATCCCTGAGATCCTCGCTCTTTCTCCCGAGGTGTTGGTGATAACCGGCGATCACTCCACCCCAGCTATGCTAAAAGCCCATAGCTGGCATCCGGTGCCGGTGCTTCTTCATTCCAGGTGGTGTCGTCCCGATAAAGTGGAAAGATTCAGTGAGCGGGAGTTCAACCTTGGGGGATTAGGGAGGATTCCTGCGACGGAACTTATGCCCCTCGCTATGGCTAATGCCCTTAAGTTGGCTAAGTATGGGGCGTAG
- a CDS encoding Crp/Fnr family transcriptional regulator — MKKVTAEILRNNLVFASLAEEDMEYLLKVGSYRSFRKRDIIYFPDDPANEIFFIVEGRVKLSRIFEDGREIILEILKNNDIFGEEAVISFDKRENMATAMDNVVLLSFEAKAVRALAKRNASLAFRLLELVNGRRVVLERKVEDLAFRNVPSRLARVLLELAEEYGEKFGENIVISTKLSQQDIGNLIGSTRETTSHFLNQFKKIGFIDFNKRMINIINKEKLEELIEQLVPLN; from the coding sequence ATGAAAAAGGTAACCGCTGAGATATTGAGAAATAATTTGGTATTTGCCTCTTTGGCGGAAGAGGATATGGAATATCTCCTCAAGGTGGGGTCATATCGTAGCTTCCGCAAGCGGGATATCATCTATTTCCCTGATGACCCAGCTAATGAGATATTCTTCATCGTGGAGGGAAGGGTTAAACTCTCTCGTATTTTCGAGGATGGGCGTGAGATAATTCTCGAGATCCTCAAGAATAATGACATCTTTGGCGAGGAGGCGGTCATCTCCTTCGACAAACGGGAAAATATGGCGACCGCTATGGATAATGTGGTTCTACTCTCCTTCGAGGCAAAGGCGGTGAGGGCTCTTGCTAAGAGGAATGCCTCTTTGGCGTTCAGGCTTCTTGAGTTGGTCAATGGAAGGCGGGTGGTCCTCGAGCGGAAGGTGGAGGACCTCGCCTTTAGAAATGTTCCCTCACGACTTGCTCGGGTGCTTCTCGAATTGGCTGAGGAGTACGGTGAGAAGTTCGGTGAGAATATCGTCATCTCTACCAAGCTCTCCCAGCAAGATATAGGGAATCTGATCGGCTCGACCAGGGAGACTACCAGCCATTTCTTGAATCAATTCAAGAAGATAGGATTCATAGATTTTAATAAACGGATGATAAATATCATAAATAAGGAAAAGTTGGAGGAACTGATAGAACAGCTGGTCCCCCTTAATTGA
- a CDS encoding sigma-54-dependent Fis family transcriptional regulator, which translates to MAYRILVIDDEENMLELYSRILGKEGYKVTTALTAEEALDLFGSKVFDLIIADLALPGMNGVELLKKVKEEDPDIPYILITAYGTVESAVEAMKLGAFDYIPKPFQTEELKIVIKKALKEYQLAQELKRLRSEVKERYSFGNIVGRSKKMLAIFDLVGRVAASNSTVLIQGESGTGKELIARAIHYNSLRKDKPFVAIDCSILPETLLESELFGHVRGAFTGAMKAKKGLFEEANGGTIFLDEIGNISLPIQAKLLRVLQEREIKPLGSTETIKVDVRIIAATNTDLKELVASGAFREDLYYRIAVIPIVLPPLRERKEDIPLLVDCFLEKFSKENNKPLKRITPKALALLTEYDWPGNVRELENIIERAVLVSDSEEIDESCFPSEIRRLGDESVSLNISLKGEVNKVKGSVEIEAIKKALALCGGNKTLAAKKLGISRSSLYNKLKEYGIK; encoded by the coding sequence GTGGCGTATAGGATATTGGTCATCGATGATGAGGAGAATATGCTCGAGTTATACTCGAGGATATTAGGAAAAGAGGGATATAAGGTGACTACCGCCCTCACTGCCGAGGAGGCACTTGATCTCTTCGGGAGTAAGGTTTTTGATCTGATCATCGCCGATCTCGCCCTTCCTGGAATGAATGGAGTAGAGCTTCTGAAAAAGGTGAAAGAGGAAGATCCGGATATACCTTATATCCTGATAACTGCCTACGGCACGGTGGAATCTGCGGTTGAGGCGATGAAATTGGGAGCCTTTGATTACATCCCCAAGCCGTTTCAGACTGAGGAGCTTAAAATAGTGATCAAAAAGGCGCTGAAGGAGTATCAATTGGCTCAGGAGTTGAAGAGGTTAAGGAGCGAGGTCAAGGAGCGCTACAGCTTCGGCAACATCGTGGGCAGAAGCAAGAAGATGCTCGCCATCTTCGATCTCGTTGGAAGGGTTGCCGCCTCCAATTCCACTGTGTTGATTCAGGGAGAAAGTGGTACGGGGAAGGAACTCATCGCCCGGGCGATCCATTACAATTCGTTGCGGAAGGATAAGCCGTTCGTCGCCATCGATTGTAGCATCCTCCCGGAGACATTGCTCGAAAGCGAGCTTTTTGGCCATGTGCGCGGTGCTTTCACTGGGGCGATGAAGGCTAAGAAGGGGCTCTTCGAGGAGGCGAATGGGGGGACCATCTTTCTCGATGAGATAGGGAATATAAGTTTACCCATCCAGGCGAAGCTCCTTCGGGTACTTCAAGAGAGGGAGATAAAGCCGCTTGGAAGCACGGAGACGATCAAGGTCGATGTGCGGATAATCGCCGCTACCAATACCGATTTGAAGGAACTTGTCGCTTCCGGCGCTTTCCGGGAGGACCTCTACTATCGGATAGCGGTTATTCCCATAGTTCTCCCTCCCCTTCGGGAGAGGAAGGAGGATATTCCCCTTCTGGTTGACTGCTTCCTGGAGAAGTTCTCCAAGGAGAACAATAAGCCATTAAAGAGGATAACACCGAAGGCTCTTGCCCTTCTCACCGAATACGATTGGCCCGGAAATGTTAGAGAGCTGGAGAATATCATTGAGCGGGCAGTGCTTGTCTCTGACTCCGAAGAGATAGATGAATCGTGCTTTCCTTCGGAGATAAGGAGATTAGGAGATGAAAGCGTCTCCTTGAATATTTCCTTAAAAGGGGAAGTGAACAAGGTCAAGGGAAGTGTGGAGATAGAGGCGATAAAGAAGGCGCTCGCCCTTTGCGGAGGGAATAAAACGCTGGCAGCGAAGAAGTTGGGGATAAGTCGGAGCTCGCTTTATAATAAATTGAAGGAGTATGGGATAAAATAA
- a CDS encoding PAS domain S-box protein — MRFLSALKDELYQFIGKRGSFRERILFSTVVIIVVITFSVLFLVNYLVTVEVKKNISERLLSTREVFEEFKRAQSQRLLSECKVIAAHPSLKEVLISNNPLLFASEAERYQRLINAEIFVVLSSFGSMVKVVDQPYRYARELFTPEMMVRAASGEEFVITVNRLDKIFQLAFVPIRKGDELLGSLSIGYEIDEEFVKAVKRVTESEVTLVVQGKIVASTLKGKKLSALSSFLSQLKKEGGGKGSSKFEANLDGERFLSLVMPVSNDVSPKVAYCLIQQSLDVPLRFLWKIRMGLLGVSLFALVIAFLATFFISQALATPLNQLVSGARRIADGELDYEIPIPKYQEMGVLARAFNEMRLSLKRHLSQLNELNRRLAERVKEISTIHRITRLITASLEERRVFRTIVSEARKFTRVDAALLAFSGKDRNEITVASLSPRGWVRLTKSRRVPFSEMIVGEVMAKGKIFFLNHPSPDAPFIDERALAQLGIESAVILPISLKVEQEAVFLVARKEGRYSSAELRMLEQIASQLSLTLNNIFLYQRLRESEEKYRRLFQSVKDAVYRADKEGRCVMINQAGAELFGFSSPEEMIGVKFSEFYVDRRELEAFLDELRKRGYVTGFRSRLRRRDGEEVFAEASGVLIRDRKGRVIATEGMIRDVTKRVRLERELAESEAFLRRVIENTSDAIFTLDLEGRFSFINSRFLEITGLKKEEVFDAPFTLLFPEEHWERAKKILRACIEKREPVIHEEVEAINAKGERLTLLLSLAPLTSEEGVYGVVGTASDITVRKQLEEKLIQSERLASMGEVAAGVAHEINNPLGIVLGFTQDLLSETSENHPHYRYLKIIEQETSRCAKVVRDLLHLTHSRSLNLRKVRISEVLEHSLSLLRLKLRDSNIRLTKEIPDDLPVLEIDPEQMKQVFVNLILNAIQAMPGGGNLRIKVGVNGDGKGNSWIRVEVIDTGCGIKKKDIDKVFEPFYTTKKSGGTGLGLSVSRQIIEAHRGKIELVSEEGKGTTCIITLPLSPGGNREEEGGV, encoded by the coding sequence ATGAGATTCTTAAGTGCGTTAAAGGACGAGTTGTACCAGTTTATAGGGAAGCGGGGTAGCTTCCGGGAGCGGATACTCTTTTCTACGGTAGTCATCATCGTTGTTATAACCTTTTCCGTACTCTTCCTGGTCAATTATCTGGTCACGGTGGAGGTAAAGAAAAACATTTCGGAACGGCTCCTTAGTACCAGGGAGGTATTCGAGGAGTTCAAACGGGCTCAATCCCAAAGGCTTCTTTCTGAGTGCAAGGTGATCGCTGCTCACCCTTCCTTGAAGGAGGTTCTCATCAGCAACAATCCCCTTTTATTCGCCTCCGAGGCTGAGCGGTACCAACGGCTGATAAATGCGGAGATCTTCGTTGTCCTGAGCAGTTTCGGCTCGATGGTGAAGGTGGTGGACCAGCCATATAGATATGCTCGGGAGCTGTTTACCCCAGAGATGATGGTTCGAGCTGCCTCAGGCGAGGAGTTTGTGATTACCGTGAATAGGCTGGACAAGATATTCCAGCTGGCGTTTGTCCCCATCCGTAAAGGAGATGAGCTGTTAGGTTCTTTAAGTATCGGTTATGAGATCGATGAAGAGTTCGTTAAAGCGGTGAAGAGGGTTACCGAAAGCGAGGTGACCCTGGTGGTACAGGGGAAGATAGTTGCCTCTACCCTCAAAGGAAAGAAGCTCTCAGCCTTGTCCTCTTTCCTTTCCCAGCTCAAAAAGGAAGGTGGTGGCAAGGGAAGCTCGAAATTCGAGGCGAACCTCGATGGTGAGCGTTTCCTCTCTTTGGTGATGCCGGTGAGTAATGATGTGAGTCCCAAGGTCGCCTACTGCTTGATCCAGCAGTCGCTCGATGTCCCCCTGAGATTCCTTTGGAAGATAAGGATGGGGCTTCTTGGTGTCTCGCTTTTTGCCCTCGTTATCGCCTTTTTGGCAACCTTTTTCATCTCCCAAGCGCTCGCCACCCCCCTCAACCAGCTGGTTTCAGGGGCGAGGAGAATAGCGGATGGAGAACTTGATTATGAGATCCCCATCCCCAAATATCAGGAGATGGGTGTTCTTGCCCGAGCGTTCAACGAGATGAGGCTCTCCTTAAAGAGACATCTCTCCCAGTTGAACGAACTCAACCGAAGGTTGGCAGAAAGGGTGAAGGAGATCTCCACCATTCACCGGATTACCCGCCTGATTACCGCCAGTTTAGAGGAGCGTCGTGTCTTTCGCACCATTGTCTCCGAAGCGAGGAAGTTCACCAGGGTTGACGCCGCCTTGTTGGCTTTCTCAGGAAAGGACAGGAACGAGATAACCGTCGCCTCACTTTCTCCAAGGGGTTGGGTGAGGCTCACCAAAAGCAGAAGGGTTCCCTTTTCTGAGATGATCGTTGGTGAAGTAATGGCTAAGGGGAAGATATTTTTCCTTAACCATCCCTCTCCCGACGCTCCTTTTATCGACGAGCGGGCGTTGGCTCAGTTGGGGATCGAATCAGCGGTTATTCTCCCCATTTCCTTGAAGGTGGAGCAAGAAGCGGTTTTCCTCGTAGCGCGGAAGGAAGGGCGATATAGTTCGGCAGAGCTCAGGATGCTTGAGCAGATCGCCTCTCAGTTATCCCTTACTCTCAACAATATCTTTCTCTACCAGAGGTTGCGGGAGTCAGAGGAGAAGTATCGTCGTCTTTTCCAGTCGGTTAAGGATGCGGTCTACCGGGCAGATAAGGAAGGACGATGTGTGATGATAAACCAGGCGGGAGCCGAGCTCTTCGGTTTTTCTTCGCCTGAGGAGATGATCGGGGTGAAATTCTCCGAGTTCTATGTCGATAGACGCGAGTTGGAGGCGTTTTTGGATGAGCTTAGAAAGAGAGGTTATGTTACAGGTTTTCGTTCTCGACTAAGGAGGAGGGATGGCGAGGAGGTTTTTGCCGAGGCGTCCGGCGTTCTCATTCGGGATAGGAAGGGGAGGGTGATCGCCACCGAAGGGATGATCCGTGATGTCACCAAGAGGGTGAGACTTGAGCGGGAGCTCGCAGAGTCGGAGGCTTTTCTCCGTCGGGTTATCGAGAATACCAGCGATGCCATCTTTACCCTCGATTTGGAAGGCAGGTTCTCCTTTATCAATTCCCGGTTTCTCGAGATAACCGGTTTAAAGAAGGAGGAGGTATTCGATGCCCCCTTTACCCTTCTCTTTCCCGAGGAGCATTGGGAAAGGGCAAAAAAGATACTGAGAGCCTGCATTGAGAAGAGAGAGCCAGTTATTCATGAGGAGGTGGAAGCGATAAATGCCAAAGGTGAGCGATTGACTTTACTGCTTAGTCTTGCTCCGCTCACTTCTGAAGAGGGCGTTTACGGGGTGGTGGGTACTGCTTCGGATATTACGGTGAGGAAACAGCTTGAGGAGAAATTGATCCAATCAGAGAGGCTCGCTTCGATGGGTGAGGTGGCAGCTGGTGTGGCGCACGAGATAAACAATCCCTTAGGAATAGTGCTTGGTTTCACTCAAGACCTCCTTTCGGAGACCTCTGAGAACCACCCCCATTACCGGTACCTTAAGATAATCGAACAAGAGACCTCCCGTTGTGCTAAAGTGGTTCGTGATCTTCTTCACCTCACCCATTCCCGATCTTTAAACCTGAGAAAGGTCAGGATCAGCGAGGTGCTTGAACATTCGCTCTCCCTGCTTAGATTGAAGCTCCGCGACAGCAACATTCGGCTCACCAAGGAGATACCAGATGATCTCCCCGTGCTGGAGATCGACCCAGAACAGATGAAGCAGGTATTTGTGAACCTCATTCTAAACGCCATTCAGGCTATGCCAGGAGGAGGGAACCTTCGTATCAAGGTGGGCGTTAATGGAGATGGGAAGGGAAATTCTTGGATAAGGGTTGAGGTAATTGATACTGGTTGCGGGATAAAGAAGAAAGACATAGATAAGGTTTTTGAACCGTTCTATACTACCAAGAAATCCGGGGGAACGGGGTTAGGTCTTTCTGTTTCTCGGCAGATAATAGAAGCCCATCGGGGGAAGATCGAACTTGTAAGCGAGGAGGGAAAGGGTACCACCTGTATTATAACCCTTCCCCTATCCCCTGGTGGAAACAGGGAGGAAGAAGGTGGCGTATAG